A region from the Candidatus Magasanikbacteria bacterium genome encodes:
- a CDS encoding tyrosine-type recombinase/integrase, protein MENILLQTKNLLKLRGYSPKTRKAYLLYIKQYLDFAKKYDLKNKKEAIEKFLLEKVEQKKSPQTINLALNSVKFFYKEVLKNNESIDLKFTKRSKKLPIVLSRKEIQEILKSLSNQKYKLAITLAYAGGLRISEVQNLKVQDLDLEELIIHIKNAKGKKDRITVFPEKLKADFQNLIAGKKINDFIFNSNRGGKLSTRSFQFVFQKALQKTKIKKPATFHSLRHSFATHLLENGVDVRYVQELLGHSHIRTTQLYTKVTNPKLKNIKSPL, encoded by the coding sequence ATGGAAAATATATTATTACAAACAAAAAATTTACTAAAATTAAGGGGATATTCTCCAAAAACTAGAAAGGCGTATTTATTATATATTAAACAATATTTAGATTTTGCAAAAAAATATGACTTGAAAAATAAAAAAGAGGCTATAGAAAAATTTTTATTAGAAAAAGTTGAGCAAAAAAAATCTCCACAAACTATAAATCTAGCTTTAAATTCTGTTAAGTTTTTTTATAAAGAAGTTTTGAAAAACAATGAAAGTATTGATTTAAAATTTACCAAAAGAAGTAAAAAATTACCTATTGTTTTAAGTAGAAAAGAAATACAAGAAATTTTAAAAAGTCTATCTAATCAAAAATATAAACTGGCAATAACATTAGCTTATGCTGGTGGCTTACGAATTAGTGAGGTACAAAATTTAAAAGTACAAGACCTAGATTTAGAAGAGTTAATTATTCATATTAAAAATGCTAAAGGTAAGAAAGACAGAATTACAGTTTTTCCAGAAAAACTAAAAGCAGATTTTCAAAATTTAATCGCAGGAAAAAAAATAAATGACTTTATTTTTAACTCTAATCGTGGAGGAAAATTAAGTACAAGATCTTTTCAATTTGTTTTTCAAAAAGCTCTACAAAAAACAAAAATAAAAAAACCAGCCACTTTTCATTCTCTTCGACATTCATTTGCTACTCACCTACTTGAAAATGGAGTAGATGTGCGATATGTTCAAGAATTGTTAGGACATTCTCATATACGCACGACACAACTTTATACAAAAGTGACAAATCCAAAATTAAAAAATATAAAAAGCCCATTATGA
- a CDS encoding DUF262 domain-containing HNH endonuclease family protein, giving the protein MQVQQLPIYQFLEGSGKSFVIPVYQRDYAWTKVNCLKLWNDLIDLNNNSRSDHFLGTLVTIGSGFQEYTVIDGQQRLTTVSLLLKALHDFLEKKENKSEEENVLIEQLMDFLINKYSKEKNKRIRLKPNKQDKEFFENLFEKSNNLDVNSNIINNYNFFLNKISSKELSPQQIFDSFRKLKVVLIDLVRGQDDPQLIFESLNSTGVDLTAGDLIRNYILMDLEPVEQEKLYKQYWIEIENLTGNIAEFIRNYLIFKERTWVKKADVYSVFKEYSFNNFKKDKEKILDDLLTFAELFSWFVQIKEHKNIEINKKLSRLNKLEFTICYPYLFDIFNDVKLENLSENNIIEILTLIESYAFRKILVDNTTQGLNKMFITLSKEIKKEDSWKDQYVNILNYILLEKRVSQKVPTNEEFENALINKEIYRLQAKNKNFLLESLENYNSAYPVNVENLTVEHIMPQTLTKEWKLKLGDNWQEIHNKYLHTLGNLSLTAKNSELSNNSLEDKQQIDFQTSRLKLNYKLDNQTDWNEGIIIERAKSLIKNAEEIWPYPKTTYSKPIPEEQTFDLESEDSFSGSKPSRLFFENDELGIEIKTWRDLLLKTCNFLYKFSPTEFVNIKKSDEFKWLFEIDKELPNAIEFIEGHFIEVGLSANHIVRILKRICERMNYPAESIIFSLKNTKK; this is encoded by the coding sequence ATGCAAGTACAACAATTACCAATTTATCAATTTTTAGAAGGTTCGGGGAAAAGTTTTGTTATCCCTGTTTATCAGAGAGATTACGCTTGGACTAAAGTAAATTGTCTTAAATTATGGAATGATTTAATTGATTTAAATAATAATTCAAGAAGTGATCATTTTTTGGGAACACTGGTAACAATAGGAAGTGGTTTTCAAGAATATACTGTAATTGATGGGCAACAAAGATTAACTACTGTTTCTTTATTATTAAAGGCTCTACATGATTTTTTGGAAAAAAAGGAAAACAAATCAGAAGAAGAGAATGTTTTAATCGAGCAATTAATGGATTTTTTGATTAATAAATATTCTAAAGAAAAAAATAAAAGAATTAGGCTCAAACCAAATAAACAAGATAAAGAATTTTTTGAAAATCTTTTTGAAAAATCAAATAATTTAGATGTAAATTCTAATATTATTAATAATTATAATTTTTTCTTAAATAAAATTTCCTCAAAAGAATTAAGTCCACAGCAGATTTTTGATTCTTTTAGGAAATTGAAGGTAGTTCTAATAGATTTAGTAAGGGGACAAGATGATCCTCAACTAATCTTTGAAAGCCTTAATTCAACAGGTGTTGATTTAACAGCAGGAGATTTAATTAGAAATTACATTTTAATGGATTTAGAACCAGTTGAACAAGAAAAGTTATATAAACAATATTGGATTGAAATAGAAAATCTAACTGGTAATATTGCTGAATTTATAAGAAATTATTTAATTTTCAAAGAAAGAACATGGGTAAAGAAGGCAGATGTTTATTCAGTTTTCAAAGAATATTCATTTAATAATTTCAAAAAAGATAAAGAAAAAATACTTGATGATTTATTAACATTCGCAGAATTATTTAGTTGGTTTGTCCAAATTAAAGAACATAAGAATATTGAAATTAATAAAAAATTATCAAGGTTGAATAAATTAGAATTTACTATTTGTTATCCTTATTTATTTGATATTTTTAATGATGTCAAATTGGAAAATCTTTCTGAAAATAACATTATAGAAATCCTTACATTAATTGAAAGTTATGCTTTTAGAAAAATTCTAGTGGATAACACCACACAAGGATTAAATAAAATGTTTATTACTCTTTCAAAAGAGATTAAAAAAGAAGATTCATGGAAAGATCAGTATGTAAATATATTGAATTACATTCTACTTGAAAAAAGAGTCTCTCAAAAAGTTCCAACTAACGAAGAATTTGAAAATGCTTTAATAAATAAAGAAATTTATAGATTACAAGCAAAAAATAAAAACTTTTTATTAGAATCATTAGAAAATTATAATTCTGCTTATCCTGTAAATGTGGAAAATTTAACTGTTGAACATATTATGCCACAGACACTAACAAAAGAATGGAAACTAAAATTAGGCGATAACTGGCAAGAGATTCACAATAAATATTTACACACATTAGGTAATTTAAGTTTGACAGCAAAAAATAGTGAATTGTCTAATAATTCACTAGAAGATAAACAACAAATAGATTTTCAGACAAGCAGATTAAAATTAAATTATAAACTTGATAATCAAACAGATTGGAATGAAGGAATTATAATAGAAAGAGCAAAAAGTTTAATAAAAAATGCAGAGGAAATTTGGCCATATCCAAAAACAACTTATTCTAAACCAATTCCAGAAGAACAAACTTTTGATTTAGAATCAGAAGATAGTTTTAGTGGAAGTAAGCCGTCTCGTTTATTTTTTGAAAATGATGAATTAGGTATTGAAATAAAGACATGGAGAGATTTACTATTAAAAACATGTAATTTTTTATATAAATTTTCGCCTACTGAATTTGTAAATATCAAAAAGAGTGATGAATTCAAATGGTTATTTGAAATAGACAAAGAATTGCCAAATGCCATAGAATTTATTGAAGGACACTTTATTGAAGTTGGACTTAGTGCAAATCATATTGTTAGAATCTTAAAAAGAATCTGTGAACGTATGAATTATCCTGCTGAAAGTATTATCTTCTCATTAAAAAATACAAAGAAATAA
- a CDS encoding O-antigen ligase family protein, which produces MSLVFLFFFILFIIFAWKRFFWACFLVILLLPSYLVRFSFGQIPTTFLELMIGIIFIFWLIRLFNEDNRKLAQNRAKKLFDNHKSLLFAIGIFVIGAVINITISIDLRSALGEFKAFYVEPIIFAFILYTSIEDKKQVNNLIFALVLSGFATAILAIYQHFTGFMVPYSFWENRDTYRVTGWWGFPNGVGIYLAPIIPLAIYLFVNYKNKIIQTTSLLFVPLALLAIFYAKSTGALIGVLAGLFFLLLFNKFTKISVIIASIAVFLFVMFAPMASGIKQEILLQDRSGQLRINMWGETVELLRHNPIFGVGLASYQKAIYPYRIDKWIEIFHHPHNQFLTMWVNIGIVGLFGFILILFWFFKTAFKNKNIFLLSAMIVFVIIGLVDSPYIKNDMAIIFWLLPTFLLLFNEKG; this is translated from the coding sequence ATGAGTTTAGTTTTTTTATTTTTTTTCATATTATTTATTATTTTCGCTTGGAAAAGATTTTTTTGGGCTTGTTTTTTGGTTATTTTACTTTTACCATCTTATTTAGTTCGATTTAGTTTTGGACAAATTCCTACAACCTTTTTAGAGTTAATGATTGGAATTATCTTTATTTTTTGGCTAATTCGACTTTTTAATGAAGACAACAGAAAACTTGCTCAAAATAGAGCAAAGAAATTGTTCGACAATCACAAATCTTTATTGTTTGCGATAGGGATTTTTGTAATTGGGGCTGTAATTAATATAACTATTTCTATAGATTTACGCTCTGCACTTGGAGAATTTAAAGCTTTTTATGTTGAACCTATTATTTTTGCATTTATTTTATACACTTCGATTGAGGATAAAAAGCAGGTAAACAATTTAATTTTTGCTTTAGTTTTAAGTGGATTTGCAACTGCAATTTTGGCAATTTATCAACATTTTACTGGCTTTATGGTGCCTTATTCTTTTTGGGAAAATAGAGATACTTACCGCGTGACAGGTTGGTGGGGATTTCCAAATGGAGTTGGAATTTATTTAGCACCAATTATTCCACTTGCGATTTATCTTTTTGTAAATTATAAAAACAAAATTATTCAAACAACCTCCCTACTTTTTGTACCACTCGCTCTGCTCGCTATTTTTTATGCCAAAAGCACTGGTGCTTTAATTGGAGTTTTAGCTGGTTTATTTTTCTTACTTCTTTTCAATAAATTTACAAAAATAAGTGTAATTATAGCGTCTATTGCTGTGTTTTTGTTTGTAATGTTTGCACCAATGGCAAGTGGAATAAAACAAGAAATTCTACTTCAAGACAGGTCTGGACAACTTCGTATAAATATGTGGGGTGAAACTGTTGAATTACTCCGACACAACCCTATTTTTGGTGTTGGGCTCGCAAGTTATCAAAAAGCTATTTATCCGTATCGTATAGATAAATGGATAGAGATTTTTCACCATCCGCACAATCAATTTTTGACAATGTGGGTAAATATAGGGATTGTTGGTTTGTTTGGATTTATTTTAATTTTATTTTGGTTTTTCAAAACTGCTTTCAAAAACAAAAATATTTTTTTGTTAAGTGCAATGATTGTATTTGTAATAATTGGATTAGTTGATTCTCCTTACATAAAAAATGATATGGCTATAATTTTTTGGCTTTTACCTACTTTTTTACTACTTTTTAATGAAAAAGGTTGA
- a CDS encoding aminoglycoside phosphotransferase family protein translates to MKITKKQVEETCKKLDEDLIKFSFLASGNHNDNYAIETTGKKYVLRIENNPQFKNLKKEYNLLKSLKPKLGPKVYFFDKSHKIIPADFFVEEFVDGKYPKKLNGKFIILMAKWLKKLHQQKKPCKKHSMLKAIKPYFRNVNNHKNAIPSKTANEIDSLFKRVTVFCTKKDNIFADRKEACLLHGDLSRENIIYDGKNIRLLDWEFSRYNFPEWDLVYFIQSLKLNPKQKELFLKTYRYPISKTGKKRLLVISLLNTCGDIGYSVWRLGLVKEGKLNKKLTPEISKRLDLDINRLKKIIEDLER, encoded by the coding sequence ATGAAAATTACTAAAAAACAAGTAGAAGAAACCTGTAAAAAACTTGATGAAGATTTAATAAAATTTTCTTTTCTCGCTAGTGGAAATCATAATGACAATTATGCAATTGAAACAACTGGAAAAAAATATGTTTTGCGAATAGAAAACAATCCTCAATTCAAGAATTTAAAAAAAGAATATAATCTTTTGAAATCTCTAAAACCCAAACTAGGACCAAAAGTCTATTTTTTTGATAAATCTCATAAAATTATTCCTGCTGATTTTTTTGTTGAAGAATTTGTTGATGGAAAATATCCTAAGAAACTAAATGGCAAATTCATAATTTTAATGGCTAAATGGCTTAAGAAACTGCATCAACAAAAAAAGCCTTGCAAAAAACACTCCATGTTGAAAGCAATAAAACCATATTTTAGGAATGTTAATAACCATAAAAATGCAATTCCCTCTAAAACAGCTAATGAAATTGATTCTCTTTTCAAGAGAGTAACTGTTTTTTGCACAAAAAAAGACAACATTTTTGCTGATAGAAAAGAGGCTTGTTTGTTGCATGGCGATTTATCAAGAGAAAACATTATTTATGATGGCAAGAACATTAGACTTTTGGACTGGGAATTCTCAAGATACAATTTTCCCGAATGGGATCTTGTCTATTTTATTCAAAGCTTAAAACTAAATCCTAAACAAAAAGAACTATTCCTTAAAACATATAGATACCCAATATCAAAAACAGGCAAAAAGAGATTACTGGTTATTTCCTTACTCAATACCTGCGGAGATATTGGATATTCAGTTTGGCGTTTAGGTTTAGTTAAAGAGGGAAAATTGAATAAAAAACTTACTCCTGAGATTTCAAAAAGATTGGACTTGGACATAAATAGACTAAAAAAGATAATTGAGGATTTAGAACGCTAA